From a region of the Halolamina sp. CBA1230 genome:
- a CDS encoding DUF4129 domain-containing protein: MQRDTAVAIVLALLALLAIGAAGATLENPAATDSGSGIGSGSGDGIGSGSGGSEGAANGSSAANSSASRWTGEISGACIAVLQTLSAKLLLAGTVAALSGYVWWRTGSRAMALAAAVLYGPIVYMFWFALGSCGTLQQASTASEPANATQTTNGTSGGGGSLGAAAETATSQPSVLLVVVLVVLVLAAIVLLYVASADDIVNSQIDREGDEEETVEPDIAAVGRLAGEAADRIETGDAFDNEVFRAWVEMTHHLAVDHPESSTPAEFAAAAVDAGMSPDDVRELTDLFEEVRYGDHEVTEEREQRATAALRRIESSYAEEADE, translated from the coding sequence GTGCAGCGGGACACTGCAGTCGCGATCGTCCTCGCCCTCCTCGCTCTCCTCGCGATCGGCGCCGCGGGCGCGACCCTGGAGAACCCAGCCGCGACCGACTCCGGTTCCGGGATCGGCTCCGGGAGCGGCGATGGCATCGGAAGCGGCAGCGGCGGCAGCGAAGGCGCCGCTAACGGCAGTTCGGCCGCCAACAGCTCCGCTTCGCGGTGGACCGGGGAGATCAGCGGCGCCTGTATCGCCGTCCTCCAGACGCTCTCGGCGAAGCTGCTGCTCGCCGGCACCGTCGCTGCGCTCTCGGGGTACGTCTGGTGGCGAACTGGCTCGCGGGCGATGGCGCTCGCGGCGGCCGTGCTCTACGGGCCGATCGTCTACATGTTCTGGTTCGCGCTCGGGAGCTGTGGGACGCTCCAGCAGGCGTCGACGGCCAGCGAGCCGGCCAACGCCACACAGACCACGAACGGGACCAGCGGCGGCGGTGGCTCGCTCGGCGCCGCCGCGGAGACGGCGACAAGCCAGCCGTCGGTCCTGCTCGTTGTCGTGCTGGTCGTGCTGGTGCTCGCGGCGATCGTGCTGCTGTACGTCGCCTCGGCCGACGATATCGTCAACTCCCAGATCGACCGCGAGGGCGACGAGGAGGAGACGGTGGAGCCCGACATCGCGGCGGTCGGCCGGCTTGCCGGCGAGGCCGCCGACCGGATCGAGACGGGCGACGCCTTCGACAACGAGGTGTTCCGAGCCTGGGTCGAGATGACCCACCACCTCGCGGTCGACCACCCGGAGTCCTCGACGCCCGCGGAGTTCGCGGCCGCGGCCGTCGACGCGGGGATGTCCCCCGACGACGTGCGCGAACTCACCGACCTGTTCGAGGAGGTGCGCTACGGGGATCACGAGGTGACCGAGGAGCGCGAGCAGCGGGCGACCGCGGCGCTGCGACGGATCGAGTCGAGCTACGCCGAGGAGGCCGACGAATGA
- a CDS encoding type II secretion system F family protein, whose translation MSTEHGSPGSVDGDAAASRLSALDRALYTLFASEADAARHSAHREQYRGTDLGVGFDVYVARLHGLAWLAAVLAVVPTLAIALAAPEGTYDVVAGLLARVAPVGVAPRPPRLLVGAVVGTVVGVATRHGVIALGGRYLGWLASARQADIGRTLPGAARYLHALSSGADSPREMLRKVAENDAYGETAVAARKVLNTAALTGSLNEGLRRVARDTPSRDTLAPFLLKFREHSEQGGDALANYLGLEARMLGHQRSQAQRRNEGFLELVAELFVVLLVLPALLVVVLTVMSVLAPGLSAQIPTPLGPITTRALLIYGAAAFVLLVGAGAATTVGHLRPTERQVTYSRPEGPLETLRSTLTNPASAAVVLAPLALAGIGAGHLARIHPLGSLLAGYVAWGVPVGAVAVRRARIDDAKDREIQEFVHAVSGHVGLGRPFGEAVELVAEDVDLGPLQEDVASLAFDLSLSDSPDGADRRTAALSRFVDRVGTPLAAQTMGLVTGAFDAGSDTESVFETLQTEVGQLYHEKRALRSDLAVYVGVGWVTALLVVAIVVAVDLYVLDGFAQLSAMPGSAGFALDPNAIRPERERFRFAVVAVATSIAAGWFAGMASRGPYDALLHSGLLGALAAAVFAGVGLA comes from the coding sequence ATGAGTACTGAGCACGGCAGCCCCGGGAGTGTCGACGGCGACGCCGCGGCCTCCCGGCTCTCGGCGCTCGACCGGGCGCTGTACACGCTGTTCGCGAGCGAGGCCGACGCCGCGCGCCACAGCGCCCACCGCGAGCAGTACCGCGGCACCGACCTCGGCGTCGGCTTCGACGTGTACGTCGCCCGGCTCCACGGGCTCGCGTGGCTGGCCGCGGTGCTGGCGGTCGTTCCGACGCTCGCGATCGCGCTCGCAGCGCCGGAGGGGACGTACGACGTGGTCGCGGGGCTGCTCGCGCGGGTCGCGCCCGTCGGCGTCGCACCGCGACCGCCCCGGCTCCTCGTCGGTGCCGTCGTCGGAACCGTGGTCGGCGTCGCCACCCGCCACGGGGTGATCGCGCTCGGCGGGCGCTACCTCGGCTGGCTGGCGAGCGCTCGGCAGGCCGACATCGGGCGCACCCTCCCCGGCGCCGCCCGCTACCTCCACGCGCTCTCCTCGGGCGCCGACAGCCCCCGCGAGATGCTCCGGAAGGTGGCCGAGAACGACGCCTACGGCGAGACCGCCGTCGCCGCGCGGAAGGTGCTCAACACCGCCGCGCTCACCGGCAGCCTGAACGAGGGGCTGCGCCGGGTCGCCCGCGACACCCCCTCGCGGGACACGCTCGCGCCGTTCCTGCTGAAGTTCCGCGAACACAGCGAGCAGGGCGGCGACGCGCTGGCGAACTACCTCGGTCTCGAAGCTCGGATGCTCGGCCACCAGCGCTCGCAGGCCCAGCGGCGCAACGAGGGGTTCCTCGAACTGGTCGCGGAGCTGTTCGTCGTGCTGCTGGTGCTGCCCGCGCTACTCGTGGTCGTGCTGACCGTGATGAGCGTGCTCGCACCCGGGCTCTCGGCGCAGATACCGACGCCGTTGGGGCCGATCACCACGCGGGCACTGCTGATCTACGGCGCCGCCGCGTTCGTGCTGCTCGTCGGCGCCGGCGCGGCGACGACGGTCGGCCACCTCCGACCGACGGAGCGACAGGTGACGTACAGCCGACCCGAGGGGCCGCTGGAGACGCTCCGTTCGACACTGACGAACCCCGCGAGCGCCGCCGTCGTGCTCGCGCCGCTGGCGCTCGCCGGGATCGGTGCGGGACATCTCGCCCGCATCCACCCGCTCGGCTCGCTGCTCGCGGGCTACGTCGCGTGGGGCGTCCCGGTCGGCGCCGTCGCGGTCCGCCGCGCGCGGATCGACGACGCGAAAGACCGGGAGATCCAGGAGTTCGTCCACGCCGTCTCGGGTCACGTCGGCCTCGGCCGGCCGTTCGGCGAAGCGGTCGAACTGGTCGCCGAGGACGTGGATCTCGGCCCGCTTCAGGAAGACGTTGCCTCCTTGGCGTTCGACCTCTCGCTGTCGGACAGCCCCGACGGCGCCGACCGACGGACGGCGGCGCTCTCCCGGTTCGTCGACCGGGTCGGGACGCCGCTGGCTGCCCAGACGATGGGGCTAGTGACGGGCGCGTTCGACGCCGGCAGCGACACCGAGTCGGTGTTCGAGACGCTCCAGACTGAAGTCGGCCAACTCTATCACGAGAAACGAGCCCTGCGGAGTGATCTCGCGGTGTACGTCGGCGTCGGCTGGGTGACGGCGCTGCTGGTGGTCGCGATCGTCGTCGCGGTCGACCTGTACGTGCTCGACGGGTTCGCACAGCTGTCGGCGATGCCCGGCTCGGCCGGCTTCGCGCTGGATCCGAACGCGATCCGGCCCGAACGCGAGCGGTTCCGCTTCGCGGTCGTCGCCGTCGCGACCTCGATCGCCGCGGGCTGGTTCGCCGGGATGGCCAGCCGCGGCCCCTACGACGCGCTGTTGCACTCCGGCCTGTTGGGTGCGCTTGCCGCCGCAGTGTTCGCGGGGGTGGGGCTGGCGTGA
- a CDS encoding V-type ATP synthase subunit B, with protein MKEYQTITEISGPLVFAEVDESIGYDEMVEIETVDGEELRGQVLESADDLVAIQVFEGTSGIDRNASVRFTGETLKMPVTEDLLGRVLDGSGSPIDGGPDIVPEERHDIVGEAINPVSREYPEEFIQTGVSAIDGMNTLVRGQKLPIFSASGLPHSELALQIARQATVPEEDEESDDGEGSEFAVVFGAMGITQEEANEFMDDFERTGALERSVVFMNLADDPAVERTVTPRMALTTAEYLAFEKGYHVLTILTDMTNYCEALREIGAAREEVPGRRGYPGYMYTDLAQLYERAGRIDGREGSVTQIPILTMPGEDDTHPIPDLTGYITEGQIMMDRDLDSKGLEPPVNVLPSLSRLMDDGIGEGLTREDHGDLKDQLFAAYAEGEDLRDLVNIVGREALSETDNKYLDFADQFETEFVDQGFRTDRDIEETLDIGWELISLLPKTELNRIGEDLIEEYYVEDPSVDAESESGEAPADD; from the coding sequence ATGAAAGAGTACCAGACCATCACCGAGATTTCCGGCCCGCTCGTCTTCGCGGAGGTCGACGAGTCCATCGGGTACGACGAGATGGTGGAGATCGAGACCGTCGACGGGGAGGAGCTCCGTGGACAGGTGCTCGAGTCCGCCGACGATCTCGTCGCGATCCAGGTGTTCGAGGGCACGAGCGGTATCGACCGCAACGCGTCCGTGCGGTTCACGGGCGAGACGCTGAAGATGCCCGTCACCGAGGACCTGCTCGGGCGGGTGCTGGACGGCTCGGGCTCGCCGATCGACGGTGGTCCCGACATCGTCCCCGAGGAGCGCCACGACATCGTCGGCGAGGCGATCAACCCCGTCTCCCGGGAGTACCCCGAGGAGTTCATCCAGACCGGCGTCTCCGCCATCGACGGCATGAACACGCTGGTCCGTGGCCAGAAGCTGCCGATCTTCTCCGCGTCGGGGCTGCCCCACAGCGAGCTCGCCCTCCAGATCGCCCGCCAGGCGACCGTCCCCGAGGAGGACGAGGAGAGCGACGACGGCGAGGGGTCGGAGTTCGCCGTGGTGTTCGGCGCGATGGGGATCACCCAGGAGGAGGCAAACGAGTTCATGGACGACTTCGAGCGCACCGGCGCGCTGGAGCGCTCGGTCGTGTTCATGAACCTCGCCGACGACCCGGCGGTCGAGCGGACGGTCACGCCGCGGATGGCGCTGACCACCGCCGAGTACCTCGCCTTCGAGAAGGGGTACCACGTGCTGACGATCCTGACGGACATGACCAACTACTGCGAGGCGCTCCGAGAGATCGGCGCCGCGCGTGAGGAGGTCCCCGGCCGGCGTGGCTACCCCGGGTACATGTACACCGACCTGGCCCAGCTCTACGAGCGGGCCGGCCGTATCGACGGCCGCGAGGGCTCGGTGACCCAGATCCCGATCCTCACCATGCCCGGCGAGGACGACACCCACCCGATCCCGGACCTCACCGGCTACATCACCGAGGGTCAGATCATGATGGATCGGGACCTCGACAGCAAGGGGCTGGAGCCGCCCGTCAACGTTCTGCCCAGCCTCTCCCGGCTGATGGACGACGGGATCGGCGAGGGGCTGACCCGCGAGGACCACGGCGACCTCAAAGACCAGCTGTTCGCGGCGTACGCGGAGGGTGAGGACCTTCGTGACCTCGTGAACATTGTCGGCCGCGAGGCGCTGTCGGAGACCGACAACAAGTATCTCGACTTCGCCGACCAGTTCGAGACCGAGTTCGTCGATCAGGGGTTCCGGACCGACCGGGATATCGAGGAGACCCTCGACATCGGCTGGGAGCTCATCTCGCTGCTCCCGAAGACGGAGCTCAACCGTATCGGCGAGGACCTGATCGAGGAGTACTACGTCGAGGACCCCTCGGTCGACGCCGAGAGCGAGTCCGGGGAAGCACCCGCGGACGACTAA
- a CDS encoding ABC transporter substrate-binding protein yields the protein MSRETTPTRRAYLAGSAAVASGLLAGCTSGDGTETEGDGAADGDSYTVSMAPMGEVEFDAVPETWVANNGSYADMGAALGRQPPEALWLASRYHTKYYDEIDGVSVDKSGIDDLSDGGVDKELFYEFGADVHVIDPNFLLNRFDGWDEDDIDEIEENVGPFFGNSIFSTGYGWHEEYEYYDLYEAFEKVAEMFQETERYEAFVDLHAEFQSNVEAALPPEGERPAAAVVWAGGNEPESFSPYIIGEGTSFKHLRELGVNDAFADTDVRDFHSDRSSVDYETLLEVDPDVLLCRGHEAQTAEEFQDTVVAFMENHDVASDLTAVRNGDVYRGGPLYQGPITHFVVTQRMAEDLYGTDEQLYDDGRVADIVDGEF from the coding sequence ATGAGTCGAGAGACGACGCCGACGCGTCGAGCGTATCTGGCTGGGAGCGCCGCGGTCGCCAGCGGGCTACTGGCCGGCTGTACCAGCGGTGACGGGACCGAGACCGAAGGGGACGGAGCGGCCGACGGCGACAGCTACACCGTCTCGATGGCGCCGATGGGCGAGGTCGAGTTCGACGCCGTGCCGGAGACGTGGGTTGCCAACAACGGCAGCTACGCCGACATGGGCGCCGCGCTGGGCCGGCAGCCGCCGGAGGCGCTCTGGCTCGCCAGCCGCTACCACACGAAGTACTACGACGAGATCGACGGCGTCTCCGTCGACAAGAGCGGCATCGACGACCTCTCGGACGGCGGCGTGGACAAGGAGCTGTTCTACGAGTTCGGCGCCGACGTCCACGTCATCGATCCGAACTTCCTGCTGAACCGCTTCGACGGCTGGGACGAGGACGACATCGACGAGATCGAGGAGAACGTCGGCCCCTTCTTCGGCAACAGCATCTTCTCGACCGGCTACGGCTGGCACGAGGAGTACGAGTACTACGACCTCTACGAGGCGTTCGAGAAGGTCGCGGAAATGTTCCAGGAGACCGAGCGCTACGAGGCGTTCGTCGACCTCCACGCCGAGTTCCAGTCGAACGTCGAGGCCGCGCTGCCGCCGGAGGGCGAGCGCCCCGCCGCAGCGGTCGTCTGGGCCGGCGGTAACGAGCCCGAGTCGTTCTCGCCGTACATCATCGGCGAGGGGACGAGCTTCAAACACCTCCGCGAACTCGGCGTGAACGACGCGTTCGCCGACACCGACGTGCGTGACTTCCACAGCGACCGCAGCAGCGTCGACTACGAGACGCTGCTCGAGGTCGACCCCGACGTGTTGCTCTGCCGGGGGCACGAGGCACAGACCGCCGAGGAGTTCCAGGACACCGTCGTCGCGTTCATGGAGAACCACGACGTGGCGAGCGACCTGACCGCGGTCCGGAACGGCGACGTCTACCGCGGCGGCCCGCTGTACCAGGGCCCCATCACGCATTTCGTCGTCACCCAGCGGATGGCCGAGGATCTCTACGGAACGGACGAACAGCTCTACGATGACGGCCGGGTCGCCGATATCGTCGACGGCGAGTTCTAA
- a CDS encoding DUF58 domain-containing protein produces MSPDAVDTEHWAGIGALAFVAFALGLPFQRPGLFLVALVGVGFSAYARLGEAPPATLSVDRELSDDSPNPDEEVTVTVTVENEGASTLPDLRLIDGVPPGLSVTDGTARLGTALRPGKRTTFSYTVTTTRGTHEWEPLTAVVRNASGSRERTVEVEGGTTLRCLPTLEASSDLPLRGLTTPYSGRVATDVAGSGLEFHSTREYRRGDPLSRVDWNRYARSGELSTVSFREERAATVVLLIDSREAAYRAPDDETPNAVERSVEAAGEAFSALLSTGDRVGIASFGPEECWLAPATGEQHRATARRLLADHPAFSVAPSEGSFYPSISLRRLRRRLPADAQIVLFSPVTDDYIASVAERLDAYGHQLTLISPDPTVDDTAPHRLARLERDLRLRNLRSHGIRVIDWGERPLAVELERTTRRWSR; encoded by the coding sequence ATGAGCCCCGACGCCGTCGACACCGAACACTGGGCGGGGATCGGCGCGCTGGCGTTCGTCGCGTTCGCGCTCGGCCTCCCGTTCCAGCGCCCCGGCCTGTTCCTCGTCGCGCTGGTCGGCGTGGGGTTCTCGGCGTACGCCCGCCTCGGCGAGGCGCCGCCCGCGACGCTCAGCGTCGACCGGGAGCTGTCCGACGACTCCCCGAACCCCGACGAGGAGGTGACGGTGACCGTCACCGTCGAGAACGAGGGGGCGTCGACGCTGCCGGATCTCCGGCTGATCGACGGCGTCCCGCCGGGGCTCTCGGTCACCGATGGCACCGCGCGGCTGGGCACCGCGCTCCGCCCGGGCAAGCGCACGACGTTCAGCTACACCGTGACGACGACGCGGGGCACCCACGAGTGGGAGCCGCTGACGGCGGTGGTCCGCAACGCCAGCGGCTCGCGGGAGCGGACGGTCGAAGTCGAGGGGGGGACGACGCTGCGCTGTCTCCCGACGCTCGAAGCCAGCAGCGACCTACCGCTGCGCGGGCTCACGACGCCGTACTCCGGCCGGGTCGCGACCGACGTGGCCGGCTCCGGGCTGGAGTTCCACTCCACCCGGGAGTACCGCCGCGGCGACCCGCTCTCGCGGGTGGACTGGAACCGCTACGCCCGCAGCGGCGAGCTCTCGACGGTGTCGTTCCGCGAGGAGCGGGCGGCGACGGTGGTGCTGCTGATCGACAGCCGGGAGGCGGCGTACCGCGCGCCGGACGACGAGACGCCCAACGCCGTCGAGCGCAGCGTCGAGGCCGCGGGCGAGGCGTTCTCGGCGCTGCTCTCGACCGGCGACCGCGTGGGGATCGCGAGCTTCGGCCCCGAGGAGTGCTGGCTCGCGCCCGCGACGGGCGAACAGCACCGTGCGACCGCTCGGCGACTGCTCGCCGATCACCCGGCGTTCTCGGTGGCACCTTCGGAGGGGTCGTTCTACCCCTCGATCTCGCTGCGGCGGCTCCGGCGCCGACTCCCCGCGGACGCACAGATCGTGCTGTTCAGTCCCGTCACCGACGACTACATCGCCTCGGTCGCCGAGCGACTCGACGCCTACGGCCACCAGCTCACGCTGATCAGTCCGGACCCGACGGTCGACGACACCGCCCCCCACCGGCTCGCGCGGCTGGAACGCGACCTGCGGCTCCGGAACCTCCGGAGCCACGGGATTCGCGTGATCGACTGGGGTGAGCGGCCGCTCGCGGTCGAACTGGAGCGGACGACCCGGAGGTGGTCCCGATGA
- a CDS encoding zinc-dependent alcohol dehydrogenase family protein — MRAAVLREYSEPLDVTELPDPDPAPDGAVVAVEACGICRSDWHAWQGHGEWADDQVPLDYVLGHEPAGRVVAVGEDVDRFSEGDRVVVPFSLGCGGCGECRTGHGNTCENGLALGFERDVPGAFAEQVAVPHADHNLQTLPDGVSFRDVAAVGCRYMTAFHALAHRADVGGGDWVAVHGCGGVGLSAVQIADALGARPIAVDVSDDALARAAEVGASETVNGAKGDAVGRIREITDGGAAVSVDALGRAETARNSVRCLRSRGTHVQVGLTTDAEKGEVSLPTDWMTRWEIDWLGSRGMPPARFNELLSMVDGGTLDPGALVGREVGLDDVSDRLAAMTDYETEGIEILTFA; from the coding sequence ATGCGCGCCGCAGTGCTCCGCGAGTACAGTGAACCGCTCGACGTGACCGAGCTCCCCGACCCCGACCCCGCGCCGGACGGCGCCGTCGTCGCGGTCGAGGCCTGCGGCATCTGCCGGAGCGACTGGCACGCCTGGCAGGGCCACGGCGAGTGGGCCGACGACCAGGTGCCGCTGGATTACGTGCTGGGCCACGAGCCCGCAGGTCGCGTCGTCGCCGTCGGCGAGGACGTCGACCGGTTCAGCGAGGGCGACCGCGTGGTCGTCCCGTTCAGCCTCGGCTGCGGGGGCTGTGGGGAGTGTCGGACCGGCCACGGGAACACCTGCGAGAACGGCCTCGCGCTGGGGTTCGAGCGCGACGTGCCCGGCGCGTTCGCCGAGCAGGTCGCCGTCCCCCATGCCGACCACAACCTCCAGACGCTGCCCGACGGAGTCAGTTTTCGTGACGTCGCGGCCGTCGGCTGTCGGTACATGACCGCGTTCCACGCGTTGGCTCACCGCGCCGACGTGGGCGGCGGCGACTGGGTCGCAGTCCACGGCTGCGGCGGCGTCGGCCTCTCGGCGGTCCAGATCGCCGACGCGCTGGGCGCGCGCCCGATCGCGGTGGACGTGAGCGACGACGCGCTCGCCCGCGCGGCCGAGGTGGGCGCCAGCGAGACGGTGAACGGCGCTAAAGGGGACGCGGTTGGACGAATCCGCGAGATCACCGACGGCGGCGCCGCAGTCAGCGTCGACGCGCTCGGCCGCGCCGAAACCGCGCGGAACTCGGTCCGCTGTCTCCGCTCCCGCGGCACGCACGTGCAGGTGGGGCTGACCACCGACGCCGAGAAAGGGGAGGTGTCGCTGCCGACCGACTGGATGACCCGCTGGGAGATCGACTGGCTCGGCTCCCGGGGGATGCCGCCCGCACGCTTCAACGAACTGCTCTCTATGGTCGACGGCGGGACGCTCGACCCGGGCGCGCTCGTCGGTCGTGAGGTGGGCCTCGACGACGTCTCGGACCGTCTGGCGGCGATGACCGACTACGAAACGGAGGGGATCGAAATCCTCACGTTCGCGTAA
- a CDS encoding NAD(P)H-binding protein — protein MNVLVTGATGFVGERLVPTLLDAGHDVSVLVRDRSTYDAPDGVDVFEGDTLQPESLAAALDGVDAAYYLIHAMGGGRGFEERDRRGARNFASAADGAGVDRVIYLSGLGVDGDDLSAHLRSRREVETLLRRGDYDLTVLRAAIIVGAGGASFRIVRQLSSRLPVMITPRWVKTRVQPIAIADVIAYLVGVLDEPETADGTFQIGGPEVLTYREILSTVGRILTGREPYIVPVPVLTPRLSAYWVDLVTDVPAGVAYPLIDGMATDVVVTDDRIRSLVPVDLTPFETAVERALEEEAADR, from the coding sequence ATGAACGTTCTCGTCACGGGCGCCACCGGCTTCGTCGGGGAGCGACTCGTCCCGACGCTGCTCGACGCCGGGCACGACGTGTCGGTGCTCGTCCGGGACCGATCGACGTACGACGCCCCGGATGGCGTCGACGTGTTCGAGGGTGACACACTCCAGCCTGAGAGCCTCGCGGCGGCGCTGGACGGGGTCGACGCCGCCTACTACCTGATCCACGCGATGGGCGGCGGCCGCGGCTTCGAGGAACGCGACCGCCGGGGCGCGCGCAACTTCGCCAGCGCGGCAGATGGGGCGGGCGTCGACCGCGTGATCTACCTCAGTGGGCTGGGCGTCGATGGTGACGATCTCTCGGCCCACCTGCGCTCGCGCCGGGAGGTGGAGACGCTCCTCCGCCGCGGCGACTACGACCTGACGGTGCTCCGGGCGGCGATCATCGTCGGCGCGGGCGGCGCCAGCTTCCGGATCGTCCGCCAACTGAGTTCGCGACTGCCCGTGATGATCACGCCGCGCTGGGTGAAGACGCGGGTCCAGCCCATCGCGATCGCCGACGTGATCGCCTATCTCGTGGGTGTCCTCGACGAACCCGAGACCGCCGACGGGACGTTCCAGATCGGCGGCCCGGAGGTGCTGACCTACCGCGAGATACTGTCGACGGTCGGCCGCATCCTCACGGGCCGCGAGCCGTACATCGTCCCGGTGCCCGTGCTCACCCCGCGGCTCTCGGCGTACTGGGTCGACCTCGTCACCGACGTGCCCGCCGGGGTGGCGTACCCGCTCATCGACGGGATGGCGACGGACGTGGTGGTGACCGACGACCGAATCCGCTCGCTGGTGCCGGTCGACCTCACGCCGTTCGAGACGGCGGTCGAACGCGCGCTCGAGGAGGAGGCGGCGGATCGCTGA
- a CDS encoding nuclear transport factor 2 family protein, producing MRELTEADIDRKGIVLEYFRRLDSGGDLLDLFAEDARVFYPKWGIATGREEIGEMFGDVGGVVNAMNHDYETFNYVINGDTVVVEGTSTGETADGTAWRPDGEPGGGRWCDVFEVRDGQIARLFIYLDPDYAGRDTEQYPWL from the coding sequence ATGCGTGAGCTAACCGAGGCGGACATCGACCGGAAAGGTATCGTGCTGGAGTACTTCCGTCGGCTCGACAGCGGCGGCGACCTCCTCGACCTGTTCGCCGAGGACGCACGCGTGTTCTACCCGAAGTGGGGGATCGCGACCGGCCGGGAGGAGATCGGGGAGATGTTCGGCGACGTGGGCGGGGTGGTGAACGCCATGAACCACGACTACGAGACGTTCAACTACGTTATCAACGGCGACACGGTCGTCGTCGAGGGGACGAGCACCGGCGAGACGGCCGACGGGACGGCGTGGCGCCCGGACGGGGAGCCGGGCGGCGGACGCTGGTGTGACGTGTTCGAGGTACGGGACGGCCAGATCGCGCGCCTGTTCATCTACCTCGACCCGGACTACGCGGGCCGGGACACGGAGCAGTACCCCTGGCTCTAA
- the thsA gene encoding thermosome subunit alpha, protein MIVLSEESQRTSGKDAQEMNITAGKAVAESVRTTLGPKGMDKMLVDSSGGVVVTNDGVTILKEMDIDHPAANMIVEVSETQEEEVGDGTTTAVVVGGELLDQAEELVESDVHPTTIAQGYRQASQKAKEILNEEAIEVTADDHETLTKIAETAMTGKGAETAKDQLAELVVDAVLAVRDENGIDTDNVSVEKVVGGSIENSELIEGVIVDKERVNENMPYGVEDANVALFDGAIEVKETEIDTEVNVTDPDQLQQFMEQEEEQLREMVDHLVDVGTDVVFVGDGIDDIAQHYLAQHGILAVRRAKSDDLKALARSTGATVVSALDDIEEDDIGFAGSVAQKDIGGDERIFVEDVEEARSVTLVLRGGTDHVVDELERAIDDSIGVVRTTLNDGQVLPGGGAPETELALQLRQFADSVGGREQLAVEAFADALEVIPRTLAENAGLDPIDSLVDLRASHDGGNFTSGLDAYTGEIVDMEEDGVVEPLRVKTQAVESATEAATMILRIDDVIAAGDLAGGQVGDDDGGDEMPPGGGGMGGMGGMGGMGGAM, encoded by the coding sequence ATGATCGTACTTTCCGAGGAGAGCCAGCGAACCTCCGGGAAGGACGCTCAGGAGATGAACATCACGGCCGGGAAGGCCGTCGCCGAGTCGGTCCGCACCACGCTCGGACCCAAAGGCATGGACAAGATGCTGGTCGACTCCTCGGGCGGCGTCGTCGTCACGAACGACGGCGTGACGATCCTGAAGGAGATGGACATCGACCACCCCGCGGCCAACATGATCGTCGAAGTCTCCGAGACCCAGGAGGAGGAGGTCGGCGACGGCACGACGACCGCCGTCGTCGTCGGCGGCGAGCTTCTGGACCAGGCCGAGGAGCTGGTCGAGTCCGACGTTCACCCCACCACGATCGCCCAGGGGTACCGACAGGCCTCCCAGAAGGCCAAGGAGATCCTCAACGAGGAGGCCATCGAGGTCACGGCCGACGACCACGAGACGCTGACCAAGATCGCCGAGACGGCGATGACCGGCAAGGGCGCCGAGACGGCGAAGGATCAGCTGGCCGAGCTCGTCGTCGACGCGGTGCTTGCGGTGCGTGACGAGAACGGTATCGACACCGACAACGTCTCCGTCGAGAAAGTCGTCGGCGGCTCCATCGAGAACTCCGAGCTGATCGAGGGCGTCATCGTCGACAAGGAGCGCGTCAACGAGAACATGCCCTACGGCGTCGAGGACGCCAACGTCGCGCTGTTCGACGGCGCCATCGAGGTGAAGGAGACCGAGATCGACACCGAGGTCAACGTCACCGACCCCGACCAGCTCCAGCAGTTCATGGAGCAGGAGGAGGAGCAGCTCCGCGAGATGGTCGACCACCTCGTCGACGTCGGTACCGACGTCGTGTTCGTCGGCGACGGCATCGACGACATCGCCCAGCACTACCTCGCCCAGCACGGCATCCTCGCGGTCCGCCGTGCCAAGAGTGACGACCTGAAGGCGCTCGCCCGCTCCACGGGTGCGACCGTCGTCTCCGCGCTGGACGACATCGAGGAGGACGACATCGGCTTCGCCGGCAGCGTCGCCCAGAAGGACATCGGCGGCGACGAGCGCATCTTCGTCGAGGACGTTGAGGAGGCCCGCTCGGTCACGCTCGTCCTCCGCGGCGGCACCGACCACGTGGTCGACGAGCTCGAGCGCGCCATCGACGACTCCATCGGCGTCGTGCGCACGACGCTGAACGACGGGCAGGTGCTGCCCGGCGGCGGCGCCCCCGAGACCGAGCTCGCGCTCCAGCTCCGCCAGTTCGCCGACTCCGTCGGCGGGCGCGAACAGCTGGCCGTCGAGGCGTTCGCGGACGCGCTGGAGGTCATCCCGCGCACCCTCGCCGAGAACGCGGGTCTCGATCCGATCGACTCGCTGGTCGACCTGCGCGCCAGCCACGACGGCGGCAACTTCACCTCCGGCCTCGACGCCTACACCGGCGAGATCGTCGACATGGAGGAGGACGGCGTCGTCGAGCCGCTCCGCGTGAAGACCCAGGCCGTCGAGTCCGCGACGGAGGCCGCGACGATGATCCTCCGCATCGACGACGTGATCGCCGCGGGCGACCTCGCCGGCGGTCAGGTCGGCGACGACGACGGCGGGGACGAGATGCCGCCGGGCGGCGGCGGCATGGGCGGCATGGGCGGTATGGGCGGCATGGGCGGCGCTATGTAA